In Papio anubis isolate 15944 chromosome 17, Panubis1.0, whole genome shotgun sequence, the following are encoded in one genomic region:
- the KRT10 gene encoding keratin, type I cytoskeletal 10 isoform X2 → MSVRYSSSKHYSSSRSGGGGGGGGGGSSLRISSSKGSLGGGFSSGGFSGGSFSRGSSGGGCFGGSSGGYGGLGGFGGGSFGGSYGSSSFGGGYGGSFGGGSFGGGSFGGGSFGGGGFGGGFGGGFGGDGGLLSGNEKVTMQNLNDRLASYLDKVRALEESNYELEGKIKEWYEKHGNSHQGQPRDYSKYYKTIDDLKNQILNLTTDNANILLQIDNARLAADDFRLKYENEVALRQSVEADINGLRRVLDELTLTKADLEMQIESLTEELAYLKKNHEEEMKDLRNVSTGDVNVEMNAAPGVDLTQLLNNMRSQYEQLAEQNRKDAEAWFNEKSKELTTEIDSNIEQMSSHKSEITELRRTVQALEIELQSQLALKQSLEASLAETEGRYCVQLSQIQAQISALEEQLQQIRAETECQNTEYQQLLDIKIRLENEIQTYRSLLEGEGSSGGGGRGGGSYGGGYGGGSSGGGYGGGSSGGGYGGGHSGSSGGGYGGGSSGGGSSGGGYGGGSSSGGYGGGSSGGGHGGSSGGGHGGSSGGGGSSGGGFGGGSSGGGHKSSSSGSVGESSSKGPRY, encoded by the exons ATGTCTGTTCGATACAGCTCAAGCAAGCACTACTCTTCCTCCCGcagtggaggaggtggaggaggaggaggaggaggatcatCCCTAAGAATTTCGAGCAGCAAAGGCTCCCTTGGTGGAGGATTTAGCTCAGGGGGGTTTAGTGGTGGCTCTTTTAGCCGTGGGAGCTCTGGTGGGGGCTGCTTTGGGGGCTCATCAGGTGGCTATGGAGGATTAGGAGGTTTTGGTGGAGGTAGCTTTGGTGGAAGCTATGGAAGTAGCAGCTTTGGTGGGGGTTATGGAGGCAGCTTTGGAGGGGGTAGCTTTGGAGGTGGCAGCTTCGGTGGGGGCAGCTTTGGTGGAGGTGGCTTTGGAGGAGGCTTTGGTGGTGGATTTGGAGGAGATGGTGGCCTTCTCTCTGGAAATGAAAAAGTAACCATGCAGAATCTGAATGACCGCCTGGCTTCCTACTTGGACAAAGTTCGGGCTCTGGAAGAATCAAACTATGAGCTGGAAGGCAAAATCAAGGAGTGGTATGAAAAGCATGGCAACTCACACCAGGGGCAGCCTCGTGACTACAGCAAATACTACAAAACCATTGATGACCTTAAAAATCAG ATCCTCAACCTAACAACTGATAACGCCAATATCCTGCTTCAGATAGACAATGCCAGGCTGGCAGCTGACGACTTCAGGCTGAA GTATGAGAATGAGGTAGCTCTGCGCCAGAGCGTGGAGGCTGACATCAATGGACTGCGTAGGGTGCTGGATGAGCTGACCCTGACCAAGGCTGACCTGGAGATGCAGATTGAGAGCCTGACTGAAGAGCTGGCCTATTTGAAGAAGAACCACGAGGAG GAAATGAAAGACCTTCGAAATGTGTCCACTGGTGATGTGAATGTGGAAATGAATGCTGCCCCAGGTGTTGATCTGACTCAACTTCTGAATAACATGAGAAGCCAATACGAACAACTTGCTGAACAAAACCGCAAAGATGCTGAAGCCTGGTTCAACGAAAAG AGCAAGGAACTGACTACAGAAATTGATAGTAACATTGAACAGATGTCCAGCCATAAATCCGAGATTACTGAATTGAGACGTACTGTACAAGCTCTGGAGATAGAACTACAGTCCCAACTGGCCCTG AAACAATCCCTGGAAGCCTCCTTGGCAGAAACAGAAGGTCGCTACTGTGTGCAGCTCTCACAGATTCAGGCCCAGATCTCCGCTCTGGAAGAACAGCTGCAACAGATTCGAGCTGAAACCGAGTGCCAGAATACTGAATACCAGCAACTCCTGGATATTAAGATCCGACTGGAGAATGAAATTCAAACCTACCGCAGTCTGCTAGAAGGAGAGGgaag TTCCGGAGGCGGTGGACGCGGCGGCGGAAGTTACGGCGGCGGCTACGGAGGAGGAAGCTCCGGCGGCGGTTACGGAGGAGGAAGCTCCGGCGGCGGTTACGGCGGCGGCCACAGTGGTAGTTCCGGCGGCGGCTACGGAGGCGGAAGCTCCGGCGGCGGAAGCTCCGGCGGCGGCTACGGGGGTGGGAGCTCCAGCGGCGGCTACGGGGGCGGAAGCTCCGGCGGCGGCCACGGAGGAAGTTCCGGCGGCGGCCACGGAGGCAGTTCCGGTGGCGGCGGCAGCTCGGGCGGCGGCTTCGGCGGCGGCAGCTCCGGCGGAGGCCACAAGTCCTCCTCTTCTGGGTCCGTGGGCGAGTCTTCATCTAAGGGACCAAG ATACTAA
- the KRT10 gene encoding keratin, type I cytoskeletal 10 isoform X1: protein MSVRYSSSKHYSSSRSGGGGGGGGGGSSLRISSSKGSLGGGFSSGGFSGGSFSRGSSGGGCFGGSSGGYGGLGGFGGGSFGGSYGSSSFGGGYGGSFGGGSFGGGSFGGGSFGGGGFGGGFGGGFGGDGGLLSGNEKVTMQNLNDRLASYLDKVRALEESNYELEGKIKEWYEKHGNSHQGQPRDYSKYYKTIDDLKNQILNLTTDNANILLQIDNARLAADDFRLKYENEVALRQSVEADINGLRRVLDELTLTKADLEMQIESLTEELAYLKKNHEEEMKDLRNVSTGDVNVEMNAAPGVDLTQLLNNMRSQYEQLAEQNRKDAEAWFNEKSKELTTEIDSNIEQMSSHKSEITELRRTVQALEIELQSQLALKQSLEASLAETEGRYCVQLSQIQAQISALEEQLQQIRAETECQNTEYQQLLDIKIRLENEIQTYRSLLEGEGSSGGGGRGGGSYGGGYGGGSSGGGYGGGSSGGGYGGGHSGSSGGGYGGGSSGGGSSGGGYGGGSSSGGYGGGSSGGGHGGSSGGGHGGSSGGGGSSGGGFGGGSSGGGHKSSSSGSVGESSSKGPRSAETSWDTNKTRVIKTIIEEVAPDGRVLSSMVESETKKHYY, encoded by the exons ATGTCTGTTCGATACAGCTCAAGCAAGCACTACTCTTCCTCCCGcagtggaggaggtggaggaggaggaggaggaggatcatCCCTAAGAATTTCGAGCAGCAAAGGCTCCCTTGGTGGAGGATTTAGCTCAGGGGGGTTTAGTGGTGGCTCTTTTAGCCGTGGGAGCTCTGGTGGGGGCTGCTTTGGGGGCTCATCAGGTGGCTATGGAGGATTAGGAGGTTTTGGTGGAGGTAGCTTTGGTGGAAGCTATGGAAGTAGCAGCTTTGGTGGGGGTTATGGAGGCAGCTTTGGAGGGGGTAGCTTTGGAGGTGGCAGCTTCGGTGGGGGCAGCTTTGGTGGAGGTGGCTTTGGAGGAGGCTTTGGTGGTGGATTTGGAGGAGATGGTGGCCTTCTCTCTGGAAATGAAAAAGTAACCATGCAGAATCTGAATGACCGCCTGGCTTCCTACTTGGACAAAGTTCGGGCTCTGGAAGAATCAAACTATGAGCTGGAAGGCAAAATCAAGGAGTGGTATGAAAAGCATGGCAACTCACACCAGGGGCAGCCTCGTGACTACAGCAAATACTACAAAACCATTGATGACCTTAAAAATCAG ATCCTCAACCTAACAACTGATAACGCCAATATCCTGCTTCAGATAGACAATGCCAGGCTGGCAGCTGACGACTTCAGGCTGAA GTATGAGAATGAGGTAGCTCTGCGCCAGAGCGTGGAGGCTGACATCAATGGACTGCGTAGGGTGCTGGATGAGCTGACCCTGACCAAGGCTGACCTGGAGATGCAGATTGAGAGCCTGACTGAAGAGCTGGCCTATTTGAAGAAGAACCACGAGGAG GAAATGAAAGACCTTCGAAATGTGTCCACTGGTGATGTGAATGTGGAAATGAATGCTGCCCCAGGTGTTGATCTGACTCAACTTCTGAATAACATGAGAAGCCAATACGAACAACTTGCTGAACAAAACCGCAAAGATGCTGAAGCCTGGTTCAACGAAAAG AGCAAGGAACTGACTACAGAAATTGATAGTAACATTGAACAGATGTCCAGCCATAAATCCGAGATTACTGAATTGAGACGTACTGTACAAGCTCTGGAGATAGAACTACAGTCCCAACTGGCCCTG AAACAATCCCTGGAAGCCTCCTTGGCAGAAACAGAAGGTCGCTACTGTGTGCAGCTCTCACAGATTCAGGCCCAGATCTCCGCTCTGGAAGAACAGCTGCAACAGATTCGAGCTGAAACCGAGTGCCAGAATACTGAATACCAGCAACTCCTGGATATTAAGATCCGACTGGAGAATGAAATTCAAACCTACCGCAGTCTGCTAGAAGGAGAGGgaag TTCCGGAGGCGGTGGACGCGGCGGCGGAAGTTACGGCGGCGGCTACGGAGGAGGAAGCTCCGGCGGCGGTTACGGAGGAGGAAGCTCCGGCGGCGGTTACGGCGGCGGCCACAGTGGTAGTTCCGGCGGCGGCTACGGAGGCGGAAGCTCCGGCGGCGGAAGCTCCGGCGGCGGCTACGGGGGTGGGAGCTCCAGCGGCGGCTACGGGGGCGGAAGCTCCGGCGGCGGCCACGGAGGAAGTTCCGGCGGCGGCCACGGAGGCAGTTCCGGTGGCGGCGGCAGCTCGGGCGGCGGCTTCGGCGGCGGCAGCTCCGGCGGAGGCCACAAGTCCTCCTCTTCTGGGTCCGTGGGCGAGTCTTCATCTAAGGGACCAAGGTCAGCAGAAACTAGCTGGG ATACTAACAAAACCAGGGTAATCAAGACAATTATTGAAGAGGTGGCACCCGACGGTAGAGTCCTTTCATCTATGGTTGAATCAGAAACCAAGAAACACTACTATTGA